The Nocardioides salarius genome includes a region encoding these proteins:
- a CDS encoding DUF368 domain-containing protein: MTEARALATNRPRHALPLDLVRGFLIGSAELVPGVSGGTVALVTGVYEQLIDSAHHVVSAVRRLVTGPDRLASARAELKRTDWFLILPVLAGMATALVTIAGLMGSFVTDHPELSRGLFLGMVAVSILVPLRMMPAGRRPAWVDVVLVALVAVATFWTVGLAGGGAEADPSLVVVFGAAAIAICALVVPGVSGSFFLLTVGLYTTTLEAIDGRDLVYLAVFAAGATLGLASFVQLLNHLLDHRRRTTLLVMVGLMLGSLRALWPWQSVPETSADGEAHGPGALLAPYAPVAGPVLLALLGAAVVLVLVVVESRANRDAPA, from the coding sequence GTGACCGAGGCCCGCGCCCTCGCGACCAACCGCCCGCGCCATGCGCTGCCGCTCGACCTGGTCCGTGGCTTCCTGATCGGCTCCGCCGAGCTGGTGCCGGGCGTCTCCGGCGGCACGGTCGCGCTGGTCACCGGTGTCTACGAGCAGCTCATCGACTCCGCCCACCACGTCGTCTCGGCCGTACGCCGCCTGGTCACCGGCCCCGACCGGCTCGCCTCCGCCCGGGCCGAGCTCAAGCGCACCGACTGGTTCCTGATCCTGCCCGTGCTGGCGGGGATGGCCACGGCGCTGGTGACGATCGCGGGCCTGATGGGCTCGTTCGTCACCGACCACCCCGAGCTGTCGCGGGGGCTGTTCCTCGGCATGGTCGCGGTCTCGATCCTGGTGCCGCTGCGGATGATGCCCGCGGGGCGCCGCCCGGCCTGGGTCGACGTGGTGCTGGTCGCGCTGGTGGCGGTCGCCACGTTCTGGACGGTCGGTCTGGCCGGCGGTGGCGCCGAGGCCGACCCGTCCCTGGTCGTCGTCTTCGGGGCGGCCGCGATCGCGATCTGCGCGCTCGTCGTGCCCGGCGTCTCGGGGTCGTTCTTCCTGCTCACCGTGGGCCTCTACACGACCACGCTCGAGGCCATCGACGGGCGCGACCTGGTCTACCTGGCCGTCTTCGCAGCGGGCGCGACGCTGGGCCTGGCCTCCTTCGTGCAGCTGCTCAACCACCTGCTCGACCACCGCCGGCGCACCACGCTGCTGGTGATGGTCGGACTGATGCTGGGCTCGCTGCGAGCGCTGTGGCCCTGGCAGTCGGTGCCCGAGACGTCCGCCGACGGCGAGGCCCACGGCCCGGGCGCGCTGCTGGCGCCCTACGCGCCGGTGGCCGGGCCGGTGCTGCTGGCGCTGCTGGGTGCCGCGGTGGTGCTGGTGCTCGTGGTCGTCGAGTCGCGCGCGAACCGCGACGCCCCTGCCTGA
- a CDS encoding DedA family protein: MLGIEPFLFGIDWLQLEWWLGHFGETLFWIALAVIFVECGLLFPFLPGDTLLFSLGLFIATGQIDLFPGGVVAELVISMVLLVTAAFGGNVVGYEIGRRIGPPLYARDGRIIKRKHFDQTHEFFDRHGSTALVLGRFVAFVRTFITVVAGATGMPRRTFWLWSFIGAVLWVLGITLLGYFLGGIAWLGDNLDFALLLILAVFAVPLVLEWRRESRTP; this comes from the coding sequence GTGCTGGGTATCGAGCCGTTCCTGTTCGGCATCGACTGGCTCCAGCTGGAGTGGTGGCTCGGCCACTTCGGCGAGACCCTCTTCTGGATCGCGCTGGCCGTCATCTTCGTGGAGTGCGGACTGCTCTTCCCGTTCCTTCCCGGCGACACGCTGCTCTTCAGCCTCGGTCTCTTCATCGCCACCGGCCAGATCGACCTGTTTCCCGGCGGGGTCGTCGCCGAGCTGGTGATCTCGATGGTGCTGCTGGTCACCGCCGCCTTCGGCGGCAACGTCGTCGGCTACGAGATCGGGCGGCGCATCGGGCCGCCCCTCTACGCCCGCGACGGGCGGATCATCAAGCGCAAGCACTTCGACCAGACCCACGAGTTCTTCGACCGGCACGGCTCGACCGCGCTGGTGCTGGGCCGGTTCGTCGCGTTCGTGCGCACCTTCATCACCGTCGTGGCCGGCGCGACCGGCATGCCGCGGCGCACCTTCTGGCTGTGGAGCTTCATCGGAGCCGTCCTGTGGGTGCTGGGGATCACCCTGCTCGGCTACTTCCTCGGCGGGATCGCCTGGCTCGGCGACAACCTCGACTTCGCCCTGCTGCTGATCCTCGCGGTCTTCGCCGTGCCGCTCGTCCTCGAGTGGCGCCGCGAGTCGCGCACTCCCTGA
- a CDS encoding TrmH family RNA methyltransferase: MPHGPVEVGVGPWEGPWPTGPQWDPELLAGGDRRNVVDRYRYWSLEAIRADLDTRRHDFHVAIENWQHDFNIGTVVRSANAFLAAEVHIVGNRRWNRRGAMVTDRYQHLRHHEDVPALRDYLHALPGGPVELHGIDNLPGSRPLEAGPVPRRVCFLLGQEGPGLSEGAREACDATFSIAQFGSTRSINASAAAAIAMHSWVRDHADLGDERTWRG, from the coding sequence ATGCCGCACGGGCCGGTCGAGGTGGGCGTCGGCCCGTGGGAGGGCCCCTGGCCGACGGGCCCGCAGTGGGACCCCGAGCTGCTCGCCGGCGGCGACCGGCGCAACGTCGTCGACCGCTACCGCTACTGGAGCCTCGAGGCGATCCGCGCCGACCTTGACACCCGGCGCCACGACTTCCACGTCGCGATCGAGAACTGGCAGCACGACTTCAACATCGGCACCGTGGTGCGCAGCGCCAACGCGTTCCTGGCCGCCGAGGTGCACATCGTGGGCAACCGGCGCTGGAACCGGCGCGGTGCGATGGTCACCGACCGCTACCAGCACCTGCGCCACCACGAGGACGTGCCGGCGCTGCGCGACTACCTCCACGCGCTGCCGGGCGGGCCGGTCGAGCTGCACGGCATCGACAACCTGCCCGGCTCGCGGCCGCTGGAGGCCGGGCCGGTGCCGCGGCGGGTCTGCTTCCTGCTGGGTCAGGAGGGCCCGGGGCTCTCCGAGGGCGCCCGCGAGGCCTGCGACGCCACCTTCTCGATCGCCCAGTTCGGCTCGACGCGCTCGATCAACGCCTCGGCCGCCGCGGCGATCGCGATGCACTCGTGGGTGCGCGACCACGCCGACCTGGGCGACGAGCGCACCTGGCGCGGCTGA
- a CDS encoding M14 family zinc carboxypeptidase, which translates to MTRRPRPVPHPRRARRRVAGLAALAALAVTAPLAATVGATGAAATTAAPSVFAPQLVTVDTPGRADRTRLQKLGLDLTEHAGRDYVEVLLHTAADRAALRAAGFTYDVRIENLVERGVEIAELNEAYAASVDVSPLPSGRDTYRTLADYVADMTTLAADFPGHVRMFDLANPTLDGNTVHAIEIGADVDKKASGKPTFLLMGLHHAREWPSGELAMEFATDLAQGFGKDKKITRMLKRARVLVVPVVNPDGFDLSRTDGEYVDLRALNDADPLGGTGTVLATPGQAYKRKNCRVVDGQDIPDGTCRLTLTSPGGFGLGVDLNRNYGGFWGGPGAAGPVPAAGEVEAGVLDPTYRGASAFSEPETQNIQTLVRERQVTMMISNHTFSNLILRPNGVAPTTIGPDGNPVGNAPDEKGLKALGARMSAQNGYLNQNSWQLYDTTGTTEDWSYNATGGYGYTFEIGAHEFHPPFPEVVDEYLGAGEHEGRGNRAAYLLALQHAIDTSKHGVLKGKAPKGATLRLRKDFESPTWESSFEDHLDSTITVGRKGRFSWVVNPSTRPLLQSRPIEELAAEPFAGETIEGGTTEPLVGTVDHEYVARRASDVLRIDLDWPTPDDFDLEVYRKDASGELVEVGTSGNAPGEKEQVQVPDAAAGTYVVRVVNYASVSPSYTVEVGQYATRSTFTDGRREKYTLTCEVGGKALATRKVFIDRGQVKRFDLKRACR; encoded by the coding sequence ATGACCCGCCGACCCCGCCCCGTCCCCCACCCCCGCCGGGCGCGCCGCCGCGTCGCCGGCCTGGCCGCGCTCGCTGCGCTGGCGGTGACCGCCCCGCTGGCCGCCACCGTGGGCGCCACCGGCGCCGCCGCGACCACGGCCGCACCCAGCGTCTTCGCGCCCCAGCTGGTCACCGTCGACACGCCCGGGCGCGCCGACCGCACCCGGCTGCAGAAGCTCGGCCTCGACCTGACCGAGCACGCCGGCCGCGACTACGTCGAGGTGCTGCTGCACACCGCCGCCGACCGGGCCGCGCTGCGCGCCGCCGGCTTCACCTACGACGTGCGCATCGAGAACCTCGTCGAGCGCGGCGTCGAGATCGCCGAGCTCAACGAGGCGTACGCCGCCTCGGTCGACGTCTCGCCGCTGCCCTCGGGCCGCGACACCTACCGCACCCTGGCCGACTACGTCGCCGACATGACCACGCTGGCCGCCGACTTCCCGGGCCACGTGCGGATGTTCGACCTGGCCAACCCGACGCTCGACGGCAACACCGTGCACGCGATCGAGATCGGCGCCGACGTGGACAAGAAGGCGTCGGGCAAGCCGACCTTCCTGCTGATGGGCCTGCACCACGCCCGGGAGTGGCCGTCGGGCGAGCTGGCGATGGAGTTCGCCACCGACCTGGCGCAGGGCTTCGGCAAGGACAAGAAGATCACCCGGATGCTGAAGAGGGCCCGGGTGCTGGTCGTGCCGGTCGTCAACCCCGACGGCTTCGACCTCTCGCGCACCGACGGTGAGTACGTCGACCTGCGGGCCCTCAACGACGCCGACCCGCTGGGCGGCACCGGCACCGTGCTGGCCACCCCCGGCCAGGCCTACAAGCGCAAGAACTGCCGGGTGGTCGACGGCCAGGACATCCCCGACGGCACCTGCCGGCTGACGCTGACCAGCCCGGGCGGCTTCGGCCTCGGCGTCGACCTCAACCGCAACTACGGCGGCTTCTGGGGCGGCCCCGGCGCGGCCGGCCCGGTCCCGGCGGCCGGCGAGGTCGAGGCGGGCGTCCTCGACCCGACGTACCGCGGCGCGTCGGCGTTCTCCGAGCCCGAGACCCAGAACATCCAGACCCTGGTGCGCGAGCGCCAGGTGACGATGATGATCTCGAACCACACCTTCTCCAACCTGATCCTGCGGCCCAACGGTGTCGCGCCGACGACCATCGGCCCCGACGGCAACCCGGTCGGCAACGCCCCCGACGAGAAGGGCCTCAAGGCGCTCGGGGCCCGGATGAGCGCCCAGAACGGCTACCTGAACCAGAACAGCTGGCAGCTCTACGACACCACCGGCACCACCGAGGACTGGTCCTACAACGCCACCGGCGGCTACGGCTACACCTTCGAGATAGGCGCGCACGAGTTCCACCCGCCGTTCCCCGAGGTCGTCGACGAGTACCTCGGCGCCGGCGAGCACGAGGGCCGCGGCAACCGCGCGGCGTACCTGCTCGCGCTGCAGCACGCCATCGACACCAGCAAGCACGGCGTCCTCAAGGGCAAGGCGCCCAAGGGCGCGACGCTGCGCCTGCGCAAGGACTTCGAGTCCCCGACGTGGGAGTCCTCCTTCGAGGACCACCTCGACTCGACCATCACCGTGGGCCGCAAGGGGCGCTTCTCCTGGGTGGTCAACCCCTCCACGCGTCCGCTGCTGCAGTCGCGCCCCATCGAGGAGCTGGCCGCCGAGCCGTTCGCCGGCGAGACCATCGAGGGTGGCACCACCGAGCCGCTCGTCGGCACCGTCGACCACGAGTACGTCGCGCGCAGGGCCTCCGACGTGCTGCGCATCGACCTCGACTGGCCCACCCCCGACGACTTCGACCTCGAGGTCTACCGCAAGGACGCCTCCGGCGAGCTGGTGGAGGTCGGCACGTCCGGCAACGCGCCCGGCGAGAAGGAGCAGGTCCAGGTGCCCGACGCCGCCGCCGGCACCTACGTGGTGCGGGTGGTCAACTACGCCTCGGTCAGCCCGTCGTACACCGTCGAGGTCGGGCAGTACGCGACCCGGTCGACCTTCACCGACGGCCGGCGCGAGAAGTACACGCTGACCTGCGAGGTGGGCGGCAAGGCGCTGGCCACCCGCAAGGTCTTCATCGACCGCGGCCAGGTCAAGCGCTTCGACCTTAAGCGCGCCTGCCGCTGA
- a CDS encoding septum formation family protein, whose amino-acid sequence MLRPARALVAALSLSLLVLAPATASAAGTTTDPTEPAEPTGDPMAGAPAVGTCYQLTYDELMAVSTPAEPVDCGTRHTAQVLDVRTFPEGLDWDSSPKRLDRTAVKACQASFSGVVKDDPLLRARTVVQFAYFYPDAAEQEAGARWFRCDITLRAGEKMLPLPEELSRVQRAGRITDALGRCLTKKLAYTSCAKPHRYEHSGALRVTDVRGRTAQQQLSEAAARGCPRRTRGRDWAWSATPGPKKRTYVVVCYQRG is encoded by the coding sequence GTGCTCCGCCCTGCCCGCGCGCTCGTCGCCGCGCTCTCCCTGTCCCTGCTCGTGCTGGCTCCCGCCACGGCCTCCGCCGCGGGCACCACGACCGACCCGACCGAGCCTGCCGAGCCGACTGGGGACCCGATGGCCGGCGCCCCGGCGGTCGGCACCTGCTACCAGCTCACCTACGACGAGCTGATGGCCGTGTCCACCCCGGCCGAGCCCGTCGACTGCGGCACCCGCCACACCGCACAGGTCCTCGACGTGCGCACCTTCCCGGAGGGCCTCGACTGGGACAGCTCGCCGAAGCGGCTCGACCGCACCGCGGTGAAGGCCTGCCAGGCGTCCTTCTCGGGGGTCGTCAAGGACGACCCGCTGCTGCGCGCGCGCACCGTGGTCCAGTTCGCCTACTTCTACCCCGACGCCGCCGAGCAGGAGGCCGGAGCCCGCTGGTTCCGCTGCGACATCACGCTGCGCGCCGGCGAGAAGATGCTGCCGCTGCCCGAGGAGCTGTCACGGGTGCAGCGCGCCGGACGCATCACCGACGCCCTGGGCCGGTGCCTGACCAAGAAGCTCGCCTACACCTCGTGCGCCAAGCCGCACCGCTACGAGCACTCCGGCGCCCTGCGGGTCACCGATGTCCGCGGACGCACCGCCCAGCAGCAGCTGTCCGAGGCAGCGGCACGCGGCTGCCCGCGACGTACCCGGGGCCGCGACTGGGCCTGGTCCGCGACGCCGGGGCCGAAGAAGCGCACGTACGTCGTCGTCTGCTACCAGCGGGGTTGA
- a CDS encoding SigE family RNA polymerase sigma factor, with the protein MSRDSEFSAFVAARRTHLRRVAYACCGDWHRAEDLVQTSLVKLYVAWPRLHRDGREEAYARRIIVRADVDERRRPWRREVPSSRAGETLHGAGEPAAETGPGLEERSELFAAVQALPAQQRKVVVLRHWLGLSVAETAEELGISEGTVKSHSSRGLAALQRTLTTSD; encoded by the coding sequence GTGAGCCGCGACAGCGAGTTCAGCGCCTTCGTGGCCGCCCGGCGCACCCACCTGCGCCGGGTGGCCTACGCGTGCTGCGGTGACTGGCACCGCGCCGAGGACCTCGTGCAGACCTCGCTGGTCAAGCTGTACGTCGCCTGGCCGCGGCTGCACCGCGACGGGCGCGAGGAGGCCTACGCCCGGCGCATCATCGTGCGCGCCGACGTCGACGAGCGCCGGCGGCCCTGGCGCCGCGAGGTCCCGTCGTCGCGGGCCGGCGAGACGCTGCACGGGGCGGGCGAGCCGGCCGCCGAGACCGGCCCGGGCCTGGAGGAGCGCAGCGAGCTCTTCGCCGCCGTGCAGGCGTTGCCGGCCCAGCAGCGCAAGGTGGTCGTGCTGCGGCACTGGCTGGGCCTCTCGGTCGCCGAGACCGCCGAGGAGCTCGGCATCTCCGAGGGCACCGTCAAGAGCCACTCCTCGCGCGGGCTCGCCGCCCTGCAGCGCACCCTGACCACCTCCGACTGA
- a CDS encoding PT domain-containing protein — MDEHTSNERDLSRRFDASFGDGPPGAPVDEVVAAGRGALRRRRAATWGGALAVLAVVGLGGVLAQTGAPGGGDELVAGGTSDSASAQPSDEPSDEPSDGPSDGPSDGPSDGPSDQPSAETEPPSYSTDAPASWGKGQLAGYVGDEVVVREGLTVTEVAEDPLGLEPAVSSTALAIEETDGKRSWRYLLWTDGEKPRHSQESSTVPAWSFEEWLEAYAVDTVETIGRDLVTFGPGETLEAGAGTTILEQRRDPDLPAPFAPASARTAVAQVERDGLTWFVLARELEGERDYVATPLSAETGDDLDSFLELATERYADQGGTGMQ, encoded by the coding sequence CACGAGCAACGAGCGCGACCTCTCCCGCCGCTTCGACGCCTCCTTCGGCGACGGGCCCCCTGGCGCGCCGGTCGACGAGGTCGTCGCCGCCGGGCGCGGGGCGCTGCGGCGCCGCCGCGCCGCGACCTGGGGCGGTGCGCTGGCCGTGCTGGCCGTCGTCGGCCTCGGCGGGGTGCTGGCCCAGACCGGCGCCCCGGGCGGCGGGGACGAGCTGGTCGCCGGCGGGACGAGCGACTCCGCGTCGGCCCAGCCCAGCGACGAGCCCAGCGACGAGCCCAGTGATGGGCCCAGTGATGGGCCCAGTGATGGGCCCAGTGATGGGCCCAGTGACCAGCCCAGCGCCGAGACCGAGCCGCCGTCGTACTCCACCGACGCGCCCGCGTCGTGGGGCAAGGGACAGCTCGCCGGGTACGTCGGCGACGAGGTCGTGGTGCGTGAGGGCCTGACGGTGACCGAGGTCGCCGAGGACCCGCTGGGCCTCGAGCCGGCCGTCTCCTCCACGGCCCTGGCGATCGAGGAGACCGACGGCAAGCGGTCGTGGCGCTACCTGCTGTGGACCGACGGCGAGAAGCCGCGCCACTCCCAGGAGAGCTCGACCGTGCCGGCGTGGAGCTTCGAGGAGTGGCTCGAGGCGTACGCCGTCGACACGGTCGAGACCATCGGCCGCGACCTGGTGACCTTCGGGCCGGGCGAGACGCTCGAGGCCGGCGCGGGCACCACGATCCTCGAGCAGCGCCGCGACCCCGACCTGCCGGCGCCCTTCGCCCCCGCCTCGGCCCGCACCGCCGTGGCCCAGGTCGAGCGCGACGGGCTGACCTGGTTCGTGCTGGCCCGCGAGCTCGAGGGCGAGCGCGACTACGTCGCCACGCCGCTGTCGGCAGAGACCGGCGACGACCTCGACTCGTTCCTCGAGCTGGCTACCGAGCGCTACGCCGACCAGGGCGGCACGGGCATGCAGTGA